A genomic region of Glycine max cultivar Williams 82 chromosome 15, Glycine_max_v4.0, whole genome shotgun sequence contains the following coding sequences:
- the LOC106796225 gene encoding uncharacterized protein, whose product MVRILDKIRSIDGSKETLKLAVRITYLWFVGTPNKSEQAEMVFVDSEGDQIHAICKSDHLKSWKADLKENCTYVMHNFKVVKNDGQFRVCEHEYKLFFIGVTVVREVDLHELPFKEF is encoded by the exons ATGGTGAGGATTCTTGACAAGATTAGGTCTATtgatggatcaaaagaaacgCTTAAGCTTGCTGTTAGGATCACCTATCTTTGGTTCGTTGGGACTCCTAACAAGTCTGAGCAAGCGGAAATGGTTTTTGTTGATTCTGAG GGTGATCAAATTCATGCTATTTGTAAATCGGACCACCTCAAGTCTTGGAAAGCTGATTTGAAAGAGAATTGCACTTATGTTATGCATAATTTCAAAGTTGTTAAGAATGATGGTCAATTTAGAGTGTGCGAACATGAgtacaagttattttttattggagtgACGGTTGTTAGAGAAGTTGATTTGCATGAACTGCCttttaaggaattttga